The following are encoded in a window of Colletotrichum lupini chromosome 3, complete sequence genomic DNA:
- a CDS encoding EXS family protein: MDGDPKVESQLDSFSLTFPLPYRIGFIIVLAVWGWGVNLHYLHKVKIDVPSLIRYPSRSSPTQPAHHLSTYRLATVLSTVFLLSISTFWIFSRRNPALVIEYDWLPMTYLVALAALFFVPIRNFSQGGRSRFLATLRRVSIGGIAEAKDGKFGDILLADVLTSYSKILGDLYVVLCMFFTPSGSSTARPDRNCGGTVIVPLIMAVPFAIRFRQCIIEYFRVRRAPYKESVGWGGQHLANATKYATAFPVIIFSALQRSVPADQPAPGLNRAWLVAVLVNSLYSWYWDVAKDWDLTLFSSARERNNPEHPFGLRRRLVFQQPVIYYGVIGMDLMLRCTWSLKLNAHLDKFTDFESSIFLLQSLEVFRRWVWIFFRIETEWLRNNTSGLAVDDILLGDYQGKYDSDED, from the exons ATGGACGGTGATCCCAAGGTTGAGTCGCAGCTCGACTCGTTCAGCTTGACCTTTCCCCTACCCTATCGCATTGGATTCATTATTGTTCTCG CCGTATGGGGCTGGGGTGTCAACCTCCACTACCTGCACAAAGTCAAGATCGATGTGCCCTCCCTGATTCGATATCCCTCGCGATCCTCTCCGACACAACCGGCGCATCACCTATCGACTTACCGCCTTGCGACCGTACTTTCGACGGTCTTCCTTCTCTCGATTTCGACGTTCTGGATCTTCTCCCGTCGAAACCCCGCCCTTGTCATCGAGTATGACTGGTTACCGATGACCTACCTGGTCGCCCTTGCGGCCCTGTTCTTTGTGCCCATCCGCAACTTTTCGCAAGGCGGGCGATCGCGGTTTCTCGCTACACTGCGACGCGTGAGTATCGGAGGTATAGCAGAAGCAAAGGATGGGAAATTTGGAGATATCCTGCTCGCCGACGTATTGACGAGCTACTCCAAGATCCTGGGAGATCTTTACGTGGTGCTTTGCATGTTCTTCACGCCGTCAGGGTCTTCGACTGCGCGACCGGACCGAAACTGCGGCGGAACAGTGATAGTGCCGCTCATCATGGCAGTGCCTTTCGCGATACGATTCAGGCAGTGCATCATCGAGTACTTTCGAGTCCGGAGAGCGCCTTACAAGGAGTCAGTCGGTTGGGGCGGACAGCATCTGGCCAACGCCACCAAATACGCCACGGCTTTCCCCGTTATCATCTTCAGCGCACTGCAGCGGAGCGTTCCGGCTGATCAGCCAGCGCCTGGATTGAACAGAGCATGGCTGGTGGCAGTGCTGGTCAACTCCCTTTACTCGTGGTATTGGGATGTTGCCAAGGATTGGGATCTGACACTATTCTCGTCGGCACGCGAGCGCAACAATCCGGAGCACCCGTTCGGGCTTCGCCGGCGGCTTGTTTTCCAGCAGCCTGTCATCTACTATGGTGTGATCGGGATGGACTTGATGCTGCGGTGTACCTGGTCGCTCAAGCTGAACGCACACTTGGACAAGTTTACCGACTTCGAGAGTTCCATCTTCTTACTGCAGTCACTCGAGGTATTCAGACGATGGGTATGGATTTTCTTCCGGATTGAAACAGAGTGGCTGCGGAACAACACGTCGGGACTTGCGGTGGACGACATCTTGCTTGGGGACTACCAAGGCAAGTATGACTCTGATGAAGATTAG
- a CDS encoding ctr copper transporter — MDHAHMDHSKMDHSAMDHGDMGGHGMGGGMGDRCSMNMLFTWDTKNLCIVFRQWHVRSTSGLVISLLLVVALAAGYEALRAASRRYENSVNKRVDSLPRREQAEASRSAHLVKAALYAAQNFYAFMLMLVFMTYNGWVMVAVAIGAFVGYAAFGSSTSSTKDNACH, encoded by the exons ATGGACCACGCGCACATGGATCACTCAAAGATGGACCACTCCGCCATGGACCACGGCGATATGGGAGGCCACGGAATGGGAGGCGGCATGGGCGACCGGTGCAGCATGAAC ATGCTCTTCACCTGGGACACCAAGAACCTCTGCATCGTCTTCCGCCAATGGCACGTCCGCTCCACCAGCGGCCTCGTCATCTcgctcctcctcgtcgtcgcaCTCGCCGCAGGCTACGAAGCCCTCCGCGCCGCATCCCGCCGTTACGAGAACTCTGTGAACAAGCGCGTTGACTCTCTCCCGA GACGCGAACAGGCAGAGGCCAGCAGGAGCGCACACCTCGTCAAGGCCGCCCTCTACGCCGCCCAGAACTTTTACGCCTTTATGCTCAT GCTCGTTTTCATGACATACAACGGCTGGGTCATGGTCGCCGTCGCTATCGGCGCCTTCGTGGGATACGCCGCATTCGGAAGCTCAACCTCCTCGACCAAGGACAATGCGTGCCATTAA
- a CDS encoding fumarylacetoacetate hydrolase: MSMVFRRSMATAASLKRAGKVMCIGRNYADHVKELNNTRPKQPFFFLKPTSSILLPGAGPVLRPKGVDMHYEVELALILGKQVKDLKADDHKGAIDAIEAYALAIDMTARNNQNEAKKKGLPWSIAKGFDTFLPMSDIIKKSAIPDPHDIELFLKVNDVVKQEGSTNLMLFQIPRILSDISKVMTLEAGDIVLTGTPAGVGPAVPGDVIRAGLRVGGKELAEAKIEVAVEESPSSYEFAET, from the exons ATGTCCATGGTTTTCAGACGCTCAATGGCTACCGCCGCCTCATTGAAGAGGGCCGGTAAGGTCATGTGCATTGGCCGCAACTATGC CGATCATGTCAAGGAGCTCAACAACACCCGCCCTAAGCagcccttcttcttcctgaAGCCCACCTCCTCCATCCTCCTCCCTGGAGCCGGCCCAGTGCTGAGACCCAAGGGTGTCGACATGCACTATGAGGTCGAGCTCGCCCTCATCCTCGGCAAGCAGGTCAAGGATCTCAAGGCCGATGACCACAAGGGCGCCATCGACGCCATTGAGG CCTACGCCCTCGCCATTGACATGACGGCACGCAACAACCAAAACGAAGCCAAGAAGAAGGGTCTCCCCTGGTCTATCGCCAAGGGCTTCGACACCTTCCTGCCCATGAGCGACATTATCAAGAAATCCGCCATCCCCGACCCCCACGACATTGAGCTCTTCCTCAAGGTCAACGACGTTGTCAAGCAGGAAGGCTCCACCAACCTCATGCTCTTCCAGATCCCCCGCATCCTGAGCGACATCTCCAAGGTCATGACCCTCGAGGCCGGCGACATCGTCCTGACCGGAACCCCCGCTGGTGTCGGCCCGGCCGTGCCCGGTGACGTGATCCGCGCCGGTCTCCGTGTCGGCGGCAAGGAGCTGGCCGAGGCCAAGATCGAGGTTGCCGTTGAGGAGTCTCCTAGCTCGTACGAGTTTGCCGAGACGTAA
- a CDS encoding NUDIX domain-containing protein, protein MSQAAATDPSPAPTSPPSFSEDAAATTGTNTSNTASSITTTTTTTSTTATASPALQHQQQLDEATPPTDQEVHEIKTTLAAAAAAKDPAATTTAATSQTNDNKNTNDNGNPNPEGILILDDHEEVTSYWDAGAMAPLNSVSAAAIARLRRYVPPAFPLWDRLPVSRRAAVLILLYADRRGDLRVVITMRAASLRSFSGHAAFPGGKADTLQETPYEIARREAWEEIGLPMDDARIPKPFKIEPLCYLPYNLARTELVVRPCVAFLHADEDPDEDDPSPLVEERMIPRLDAKEVAAVFSAPFQNFLRSKDADLPSSSSKVLPPGHWYDGSWIQWKEHPWRVHNFYVPVDDQRVTTPGNAMDVDHPQSNLAEKLEEEKDKEGGGRFKVWGLTAHMLVDCARIAYGKNPEFECNEHFGDEEIILQAEREGSLVEKKRKRDETTTTTSTSTTAEGGRGEKAEPAKM, encoded by the exons ATGAGCCAAGCGGCCGCGACGGACCCCTCGCCGGCCCCAACCTCTCCTCCGTCCTTCTCCGAAGACGCTGCAGCAACCACGGGAACCAACACCAGTAATACTGCTTCTtcaattactactactacaaCGACCACCAGTACCACCGCGACGGCGTCGCCAGCCCTGCAGCATCAGCAGCAGCTAGACGAGGCCACGCCACCGACGGATCAGGAGGTCCACGAGATCAAGACCACGctcgccgctgccgctgccgccaagGATCCGGCCGCCACCACTACTGCTGCTACTAGCCAGACGAACGACAACAAGAACACCAACGACAACGGTAACCCCAACCCAGAGGGTATCCTCATCCTCGACGACCACGAAGAGGTTACGAGCTACTGGGATGCTGGAGCCATGGCTCCCCTCAACTCAGTATCTGCG GCGGCCATCGCCCGCCTGAGACGATATGTACCGCCCGCATTCCCTCTCTGGGACAGACTCCCAGTGAGCCGCCGAGCGGCCGTTTTGATTCTACTCTACGCCGACCGCAGAGGCGACCTGCGCGTCGTCATCACGATGCGCGCGGCCAGCCTGCGGAGCTTCTCCGGGCACGCCGCCTTCCCGGGAGGCAAGGCGGATACGCTGCAAGAAACACCGT ACGAAATCGCAAGAAGAGAAGCGTGGGAGGAAATCGGCCTGCCCATGGACGACGCCCGCATCCCGAAACCCTTCAAGATCGAACCCCTCTGCTACCTCCCCTACAACCTCGCCCGCACGGAACTCGTCGTCCGCCCCTGCGTCGCCTTTCTCCACGCCGACGAGGACCCGGACGAAGACGATCCGAGCCCGCTCGTCGAGGAGCGCATGATCCCGCGCCTGGACGCCAAAGAAGTCGCCGCCGTCTTCTCCGCGCCCTTTCAGAACTTCCTCCGGTCCAAGGATGCCGACCTCCCATCCTCGTCATCCAAGGTCCTCCCGCCGGGCCACTGGTACGACGGCAGCTGGATCCAGTGGAAAGAACACCCCTGGCGCGTACACAACTTCTACGTCCCCGTCGACGACCAGCGCGTCACGACGCCGGGGAACGCGATGGACGTGGATCACCCGCAGAGCAACCTCGCCGAGAAgctggaggaggagaaggataAGGAGGGCGGCGGGCGGTTCAAAGTGTGGGGACTGACGGCGCATATGCTCGTCGACTGCGCGCGCATCGCGTACGGGAAAAATCCCGAGTTTGAGTGTAACGAGCACTTTGGCGACGAGGAGATTATTCTGCAGGCGGAGAGGGAGGGGAGCTTGgtggagaagaagaggaagagggatgagacgacgacgacgacgagtaCGAGTACAACTGCGGAGGGTGGGAGGGGGGAGAAGGCGGAGCCTGCGAAGATGTGA
- a CDS encoding glycolipid 2-alpha-mannosyltransferase, which translates to MDAWLLFQGSGCTSFINRQKTLSHYNREPVRWTKKPRKLLRRVLGDKHATLQSGGAPSYWTPASRVLSAPIFFTSKSPLALCRRIEFPNVISIGGMGRGISASPADLAGLCNQMKMAASPGTRAILEIFRWPSETRGLNNRNPASTMSIGKPSRSWPLKHGRTVFPRHGTANGTRYCEPLVQQTMGGPLLLCVTLSLESVSGAVWKSQSNSATRQCKRCPRSENESFTKKVFEARGEINWLMARQAAGRTPELPIKKSVLINEVLKTSTNSSQLCKDEVEWAFPKAGFVRDLDEKVFLSQRTFVRYTQKGQETVDSARRPALLRRMAGGSEQNAASTTSFFDPIISLWSLCNGSQCRPILRLDGVQTIAELVKGLSPPKLLSLHSTASLEGAGPKSSPGPDFTCLWPVPPIAMIRRYLSPRRRPSRFRLPSWLWLLLAFGVMESVLHCRTFNAPRPTVEQDPPFYTSCREPDVTGKRENGVLVMLAKNSELKEANHTVASLEKHFNRWFHYPIVFLNNEPFDDRFIEVLNSTASGGATFEVIPQEDWTYPAWVNQTAAKSSIVEQGARGTMHAGQEGYHHMCRFYSGSFYQLEALRKYKWYWRLEPDVDFLCSITYDPFVEMARRKKVYGFTISLWEEWDTVPSLFRHTAEFKEAFDLASSALWKAMMEPSWLPYPLRPLMSLLPHRDQSGDAWSGCHYWSNFEIANLDFFRGKQYQAFFKALDDTGGFYFEREAKLLPSFSTVSFDAPSSKTCRVASRPTTFSPLCPNPWQPEVDH; encoded by the exons ATGGATGCTTGGCTGTTATTCCAAGGCTCGGGTTGTACTAGCTTCATCAACCGCCAAAAGACACTCAGTCATTATAACCGCGAGCCAGTAAGATGGACAAAGAAGCCAAGAAAACTGTTGCGCCGCGTGCTGGGCGACAAACACGCTACTCTTCAATCTGGAGGAGCGCCTTCATATTGGACACCGGCAAGCCGTGTT CTGAGCGCTCCTATCTTCTTCACCAGCAAATCTCCATTAGCATTGTGCCGTAGAATCGAGTTTCCAAAT GTGATCTCAATCGGCGGCATGGGTAGAGGAATCTCGGCCTCCCCCGCCGACCTCGCCGGCCTTTGCAATCAAATGAAGATGG CCGCTTCTCCCGGGACGAGGGCGATCTTGGAGATCTTCCGCTGGCCTTCTGAGACACGGGGATTGAATAATCGTAACCCCGCTAGCACCATGA GTATTGGAAAACCCTCCAGATCTTGGCCGTTGAAACATGGAAGAACC GTGTTTCCGCGTCATGGAACCGCAAACGGAACGAGATATTGCGAACCCCTCGTTCAGCAGACCATGGGTGGGCCGCTGCTGCTCTGTGTGACGTTATCTTTGGAATCCGTCTCTGGTGCCG TCTGGAAGTCTCAGTCAAACTCGGCGACGAGACAGTGCAAGCGCTGTCCGCGCTCCGAGAATGAATCTTTCACGAAAAAGGTCTTTGAGGCTCGGGGCGAGATCAATTGGCTG ATGGCAAGACAAGCAGCGGGGCGTACCCCAGAGCTCCCAATTAAGAAATCAGTCTTGATCAATGAAGTGCTGAAAACAAGCACAAATTCGTCCCAATTATGCAAAGACGAAGTTGAATGGGCATTTCCAAA AGCGGGCTTTGTGAGAGACCTAGACGAGAAGGTCTTCCTAAGCCAGAGAACATTTGTTCGGTATACCCAGAAGGGGCAAGAGACGGTGGATT CCGCCCGCCGTCCTGCACTGCTCAGAAGGATGGCAGGAGGATCGGAACAAAATGCTGCTAGCACGACCTCCTTTTTCGATCCCATCATAAGCCTTTGGTCCTTATGCAA TGGGAGCCAATGCCGTCCCATTTTGCGTCTCGATGGCGTGCAGACCATCGCAGAGCTAGTCAAGGGGTTGTCCCCCCCCAAGCTGCTCTCCCTTCACAGCACCGCCAGTCTAGAAGGCGCCGGCCCCAAATCGAGCCCAGGACCTGATTTTACGTGTCTCTGGC CCGTGCCCCCCATTGCGATGATCCGCCGATATCTGAGCCCGCGGCGACGGCCGTCGCGTTTCCGACTCCCCAGCTGGCTTTGGCTGCTTCTCGCGTTTGGTGTGATGGAGTCTGTACTTCATTGCAGAACCTTCAATGCGCCACGGCCAACCGTCGAGCAAGATCCGCCCTTCTACACGTCTTGTCGCGAACCAGATGTGACAGGCAAACGTGAGAATGGAGTTTTGGTGATGTTGGCGAAGAACTCGGAGCTTAAGGAAGCCAACCATACGGTTGCCTCGCTTGAGAAGCACTTCAACCGATGGTTCCACTACCCAATCGTCTTCCTCAACAACGAGCCATTCGACGACCGTTTTATCGAGGTGTTGAACAGTACGGCGAGCGGAGGGGCGACATTTGAAGTGATTCCGCAGGAAGACTGGACATATCCCGCGTGGGTCAACCAAACAGCCGCGAAGAGCAGTATCGTTGAGCAAGGGGCGCGGGGCACTATGCATGCAGGCCAGGAAGGTTACCACCATATGTGTCGTTTCTATTCAGG GAGTTTCTACCAGCTCGAAGCTCTGCGAAAGTACAAATGGTACTGGAGACTGGAACCCGATGTCGATTTCCTCTGCTCGATTACCTACGATCCGTTCGTGGAGATGGCTCGGCGGAAGAAGGTATACGGCTTTACAATCTCCTTATGGGAAGAATGGGACACGGTACCGTCACTCTTTCGACACACGGCCGAGTTCAAGGAGGCGTTCGATCTGGCGTCTTCGGCATTGTGGAAGGCCATGATGGAACCGTCATGGCTTCCGTATCCACTGCGGCCGCTGATGAGCCTGCTGCCGCACCGCGATCAATCTGGCGACGCCTGGAGCGGCTGCCACTATTGGAGCAACTTCGAGATAGCAAATCTCGACTTCTTCCGCGGAAAACAGTATCAGGCTTTCTTCAAGGCGCTCGATGATACGGGAGGCTTCTATTTTGAAAGG GAAGCCAAGCTTCTGCCTTCCTTCTCCACCGTGAGCTTTGATGCTCCTTCTTCCAAGACTTGCCGAGTCGCATCTCGTCCAACCACGTTCTCTCCCCTGTGCCCGAACCCTTGGCAGCCTGAAGTCGATCACTAA
- a CDS encoding 3-hydroxyanthranilate 3,4-dioxygenase: MLGPPVNLPKWLEENSHLLKPPINNYCVYNEDFTVMIVGGPNARTDYHINQTPEWFYQYKGAMMLKVVDEGVFKDVIIREGDMFLLPGNTPHNPVRFADTVGVVLEQRRPEGSIDRMRWYCESCREVVHEAAFHCTDLGTQIKAAVEAFKADEGARTCKKCGVVAEAAPKPGSIKDPNLDVIFQVWVFVMIQAEMFTPRPIFYMRPNMTFL; encoded by the exons ATGCTTGGACCCCCTGTCAACCTGCCCAAGTG GCTAGAGGAGAACTCTCACCTTCTCAAACCCCCAATCAACAACTACTGCGTCTACAATGAGGACTTCACCGTTATG ATCGTCGGCGGTCCCAACGCCCGAACAGACTACCACATCAACCAGACCCCCGAATGGTTCTACCAGTACAAGGGCGCCATGATGCTCAAGGTCGTCGACGAGGGCGTCTTCAAGGACGTCATCATCCGCGAGGGCGACATGTTCCTGCTCCCCGGCAACACCCCGCACAACCCCGTCCGCTTCGCCGACACGGTCGGCGTCGTGCTCGAGCAGCGACGACCGGAAGGCTCCATCGATCGCATGCGCTGGTACTGCGAGTCTTGCCGCGAGGTCGTCCACGAGGCGGCCTTCCACTGCACCGACCTCGGCACGCAGATCAAGGCTGCTGTCGAGGCGTTCAAGGCCGACGAGGGGGCGAGGACGTGTAAGAAGTGCGGCGTTGTCGCCGAGGCGGCGCCGAAGCCTGGGTCGATTAAGGATCCTAACCTGGA TGTGATCTTTCAGGTTTGGGTATTTGTT ATGATCCAGGCTGAGATGTTCACACCTCGGCCCATTTTTTATATGAGACCCAACATGACTTTTCTGTAA